TCTTTTAGAGGCCATGGGCGATAAAAAAGGAATTAATCGCATTGGTTTTGCCAAGGTGCCCATGGATGAGGCTCTGGTTGAAGTTGTAATTGACCTTTCGGGTCGGGCCTATCTTGTGTATGATGATGACATCCTGCCTCCGATAATTGCCGGGGATGAAAAGGATGTCTGGCGTGAATTTTTCAAGTCACTGGCTTTCAAAGCCGGTATGAACCTGCACATCAAGTTTGAATACGGGCGTAATGGGCACCACCTGCTCGAAGGTGCATTCAAGGCCCTTGGGCTTGCTTTCCGCAATGCCTTATCCGTTGAAAGACAGGGTGTTTCCAGCACAAAAGGGAGTCTCGATTAATGAAACGGCTTATCCCTCTGCTTATCATTTGTATTTTTGTTCTCGGCGCATTTTCAGGATGTGCCAGTAAGAGTGAGCTGGTTAAGCTACCTCGTCCTTCCGGAAAGCTCGCCGTTGCCGGATTTACCAATCCCGTATTTAACTGGGAGCTGCTGGCTGGATATCTGCCGCATGAAGGAAATCCAGTTGATAAAAAGATCCTGCAGCAGCTTGATGAGAAAATGGTCGGAGTGCTTTCAAAGCATGGCGTAACTGCTTTTGCGCGTCCTGCGATTACCCGCCAGTGTCAGGAAATCGAAGTCTTTGAAAATCTGGGTGGCCGTCGTGAGGCCGCTTTTGCTTATTGGGTTAAGGTCGGCCAGTGCATGAGTGCTGACTATATTCTGGTTCCGCAGATTCTTTTCTGGCAGGACCTGCGCGGCATGCAGAAGGCTGATTACAATATCCAGCCCGCATCCGTGATTATTGATCTGTTTCTTATTGATGTTAACAACAAGCGCATAGTCAGAAGATTCCACTACGACGAAACCCAGCAGACTCTTATGGAGAATGTGCTGGAGGCCGAAACTTTCTTCAAGCGCGGCGGCAAATGGGTCACCGCCATGGAACTTTCTGATGAAGCCCTTGAGACCGGACTTATGGAGCTAGGTTTATGATTCTTTTTCCCGCCGTGGACATTAAAGACGGCGTCTGTGTGCGTCTTTCACAGGGGCAGGCTGATGCTGTAACCGTATTTTCAAGTGATCC
Above is a genomic segment from Maridesulfovibrio sp. containing:
- the hisB gene encoding imidazoleglycerol-phosphate dehydratase HisB — translated: MSQRSAAISRTTKETDIALKINIDGEGRTDIDTGVGFADHMLTLMSFWAGFDLDLKCDGDLEIDSHHTLEDIAIVLGQALLEAMGDKKGINRIGFAKVPMDEALVEVVIDLSGRAYLVYDDDILPPIIAGDEKDVWREFFKSLAFKAGMNLHIKFEYGRNGHHLLEGAFKALGLAFRNALSVERQGVSSTKGSLD